GATTGTCCTGCTCATTTTCGTATCCTTACTGCTGTGTCGGTGAAGTGCTGTGCCTGTGACGTTGTGTTTCGGTGCTGTCGGTTCAGTTCGTCAGCCACTCGAATGCTGTCTCGCGGTCCTGCTTGTACTCGAGGGCGATGGACCCGGTGTAGCCGAGTTCGTAGGAGCGGTTGATCCAGTCCTGCAGCGGCAGCGAGCCCGTTCCGGGTGCTCCACGGCCGGCGGCGTCGGCGATCTGGATGTGACCGAACTTCGCGGCGTCGGCCTCGATGACCGCGGCCACGTCGTCGCCGTTGATCGACATGTGGAAGAAGTCGGCGAGGACTGCGATGTTGACCACGCCCTGCGCGCGGACCCGCTGGACGACCTCGGCGGCGTCGGACGCCCGCTTGAGCGGGTAGTCCTCGGCACCGGAGACGGGTTCGACGAGCACGGTGCCGTCGATGGAGGCGACGGCGTCGGCGGCGAGCTTGAGGTTTTCGAGTGCGACCTCGTCCTGTTCCTCGGGGCTCTGACCCTCGGTGCGCAGTCCGTAGAGGGCGTTGAAGGCACGGCAGCCGGTGCGGCGACCGATCTCGACGACGACGTCGACGTTCGCGGCGAAGTCGGCTTCGGCTCCCTTGATCGAAACCATGCCGCGGTCGCCGCCGGCCATGTTGCCCGCCCAGAAATTCAGGCCCTTGAGCTCGACGCCGGCATTGTCGAGTGAGGCGACGAATTCATCGACCTCCGCCGAGGTGGGCCTCGGGTTCCCGTCGAAGGGCCACCAGAACTCGACCTGGCTGAAGCCGGCGTCCTTGGCGGCCTGGGCGCGCTCCATGACGGGCAGCTCGGTGAGCAGGGTGGAGCAGTTGAGGATGTAGCTGTCGGCATTGGTGAAATCGAATGTCGCCATGGGATTCTCCTTCGCGTCGCTGCGAGTACGGCTTCTCGTTTTTTCCGTATCCTGGAAGTTTATTTCCGATTGACGAAATCAAGCATAGGCAGGCTCATGAGAGGGAGTCAACCCCGACCACGAAATTCCCCACGACGCGCATCGGCCCACCGCACAACGACGAAAGCAACCCTCCCGTCGCTGAGCAACCCGTAGCGAGGTTGCTCAGCGACCGAAGGGTTGCTGAAACTTAAAAGGGCGGCGGAAGTCGACGCGGGAGTGCTCAGCGCGGCAGGCCGCCTGGGGGCACAGTGCTCCTAGCCCTTGACGAGGTCCCCGTCCACCCACACCTGGGAGATGTCGGCCGGTGTGCCCATGGCGAAGATCTTGGCCAGGGCGTCCTCGTCGCTGCTCGCGTTCCTGATGCCCACGTCGAGCGGTTCGCCCGCGGTGGGTGAGATATAAGCGGCGTCGAAGCGCTTGCCCTCGGACAGATCCCCGACCTGATCGCTGAGGTCCAATGCCTCGGCGCCGGCCGTGGTGCCCAGATGCAGCAGGTGCGCCGAGCTCAGGGGCAGGCCTCCCGAGGGATCGAGCTGCTGCATGAAGTAGGCCTGGACGCCCTCCTTGAGCAGGGAGAACCCTGTCCCCGCACCCACGTCGGAGCCGAGCGCGACGCGGACCCCGGCCTCGATGTGTCGGCGCAGCGGGAAGAAGCCGCTGGCCAGGTTCGAGTTCGAGGTCGGACAATGCGCCGAGGCGGCCCCGACCTCGGCCATCCGCGCCAGTTCGCGTTCACTCGGGTGGACATTGTGGGCCAGGATCGTGCGTCGGCCCAACAGTCCGGCGCGGTCGT
The Brevibacterium marinum genome window above contains:
- a CDS encoding hydroxypyruvate isomerase family protein, with amino-acid sequence MATFDFTNADSYILNCSTLLTELPVMERAQAAKDAGFSQVEFWWPFDGNPRPTSAEVDEFVASLDNAGVELKGLNFWAGNMAGGDRGMVSIKGAEADFAANVDVVVEIGRRTGCRAFNALYGLRTEGQSPEEQDEVALENLKLAADAVASIDGTVLVEPVSGAEDYPLKRASDAAEVVQRVRAQGVVNIAVLADFFHMSINGDDVAAVIEADAAKFGHIQIADAAGRGAPGTGSLPLQDWINRSYELGYTGSIALEYKQDRETAFEWLTN